In Patagioenas fasciata isolate bPatFas1 chromosome 20, bPatFas1.hap1, whole genome shotgun sequence, a genomic segment contains:
- the RALGDS gene encoding ral guanine nucleotide dissociation stimulator isoform X2 codes for MGGRRRAPPSRHNGSPGPERMFEGSRRARSLWGGVRLEVAGESSPVVLHSFTQLDPDLPPLESSTQEIGEELEDGVIYSISLRKVQLHHTANKGQRWLGFENESALNLYETCKVRTIKAGTLEKLVEYLVSAFKGNDSTYVTIFLCTYRAFATTKQVLDLLLNRYGKLHVQTNGDHSRHTVDERTELKNTISSILGAWLDQYSEDFRKPPDFACLKQLISYVHHNIPGSDLERRARILLAQFQQQEQSESEGEAVDHGACTFQLVEENGVGDGKPDFLSFSPEMVAEQFTLMDAELFKKVVPYHCLGCIWSQRDKKGKEHLAPTIRATVSQFNSVANCVIVTCLGDRSLKPQQRAKVVERWIEVARECRILKNFSSLRAILSALQCNAVHRLKKTWDEVLRESIRTFHELSEIFSDENNHSLSRELLIKEGTSKFATLEINPKRAQKRQQQQREMGVMQGTIPYLGTFLTDLVMLDTAMKDYLDGGLINFEKRRKEFEVIAQIKLLQSACNNYSFTREDQFVDWFHGLERLSEAESYGLSCEIEPLSESASNTLKAKKNTGIIKRWSDRQPPSSEPCASGSSHSKSFDQLKCGQYLCSGDTTDSVSVTSAGSSSSDVEEINISFIPESPDCQEKKRWYAPSVADGEAKTTVSSASPLLPALQFWESTSLSSLDTSGIGSGSSSASSSSVSSTPVTASRTHKRSVSGISSYSSLSLPLYNQQVDDCCIIRVSLAVDNGNMYKSILVTSQDKTPVVIRKAMAKHNLDGDRPEDYELVQIISEERELKIPDNANVFYAMNSAANYDFVLKKRGFSKGVKIKHGSSSTLPRMKQKGLKIAKGIF; via the exons AGCTCCACACAGGAGATCGGAGAAGAGCTGGAGGATGGTGTGATCTACAGCATATCGCTCCGGAAAGTGCAGCTCCATCACACGGCCAACAAAGGGCAGCGATGGCTGGGG TTTGAGAACGAGTCGGCCTTAAACCTCTACGAGACGTGTAAGGTGCGGACGATAAAAGCTGGGACCTTGGAGAAGCTGGTGGAGTACCTGGTCTCAGCCTTCAAGGGCAATGACTCCACCTATGTCACCATCTTCCTGTGCACTTACCGGGCCTTCGCCACCACCAAGCAAGTGCTGGACCTTCTGCTGAACAG GTACGGCAAACTCCACGTGCAGACGAATGGGGACCACTCCAGGCACACCGTGGACGAGAGGACGGAGCTGAAGAA CACCATCTCCTCCATCCTGGGTGCCTGGCTGGACCAGTACTCAGAGGACTTCCGCAAGCCCCCGGACTTCGCCTGCCTCAAGCAGCTCATCTCCTACGTGCACCACAACATCCCCGGATCGGACCTGGAGCGCAGAGCCCGCATCCTGCTGGCCCAGTtccagcagcaagagcagagcgaGTCCGAGGGGGAAG CTGTGGACCATGGCGCCTGCACCTTCCAGCTGGTGGAGGAGAACGGGGTTGGGGACGGAAAGCCagatttcctctccttctccccagagATGGTGGCAGAACAGTTCACGTTGATGGATGCC GAGCTGTTTAAGAAAGTGGTGCCttaccactgcctgggctgcatctggtcccagCGAGACAAGAAGGGCAAAGAGCACCTGGCACCCACCATCCGTGCCACGGTCTCGCAGTTCAATAGCGTGGCCAACTGTGTCATTGTCACGTGTCTCGGAGACCGGTCCCTGAAGCCACAGCAGCGGGCCAAGGTGGTGGAGCGGTGGATCGAAGTGGCTCGG GAGTGCCGCATCCTGAAGAACTTCTCCTCCCTCCGAGCCATCCTCTCGGCCCTGCAGTGCAACGCCGTTCACCGGCTGAAGAAGACCTGGGATGAGGTCCTGCG GGAGAGCATCCGCACTTTCCATGAGCTCTCTGAGATCTTCTCTGATGAGAACAACCACTCGCTGAGCCGGGAGCTTCTCATTAAG GAGGGCACATCCAAATTTGCCACCTTGGAGATCAACCCGAAGAGGGCTcagaagcggcagcagcagcagcgagagATG GGTGTGATGCAGGGCACCATTCCCTACCTTGGCACCTtcctcacagacctggtgatgcTCGACACTGCCATGAAGGATTACCTGGAT GGTGGGCTGATCAActttgagaagagaaggaag GAGTTTGAAGTCATTGCCCAGATCAAGCTGCTTCAGTCAGCCTGTAACAACTACAGTTTCACGCGGGAGGACCAGTTTGTGGACTGGTTCCACGGCCTGGAGCGGCTCAGCGAGGCTGAGAG cTATGGGCTGTCGTGTGAGATCGAGCCGCTCTCAGAGTCAGCCAGCAACACGTTGAAAGCAAAGAAGAACACGGGCATCATCAAGCGATGGAGCGA CCGGCAGCCGCCCAGCTCCGAGCCCTGCGCCAGTGGCAGCTCCCACTCAAAATCCTTCGACCAGCTCAAGTGCGGGCAGTACCTGTGCAGCGGGGACACCACCGACTCGGTGAGCGTCACCTCCGCCGGCTCCAGCAGCTCCGATGTGGAGGAGATCAACATCAGCTTCATCCCCGAGTCTCCCGACTGCCAGGAGAAGAAG cGCTGGTACGCCCCGTCTGTGGCCGACGGAGAAGCTAAAACCACTGTGTCCTCCGCATCccctctcctccctgccctccagtTCTGGGAATCCacctctctctcctccctggaCACGTCGGGTATTGGCTCAGGCTCCAGCAGTGCCTCATCCTCTTCCGTCTCCTCCACGCCGGTGACGGCCTCCCGCACCCACAAGCGCTCGGTCTCCGGCATCTCCAGCTACTCCTCCCTCTCGCTGCCCCTCTACAACCAGCAAGTCGACGACTGCTGCATCATCCGCGTCAGCCTGGCCGTGGACAACGGCAACATGTACAAGAGCATCCTG GTGACAAGCCAGGATAAGACCCCGGTCGTTATTCGCAAAGCCATGGCCAAACACAACTTGGATGGAGACCGGCCTGAAGACTATGAGCTTGTTCAGATCATCTCAGAGGAGAGAG AGCTGAAGATCCCTGACAACGCCAATGTCTTCTATGCCATGAACTCTGCTGCCAACTACGACTTTGTGCTGAAGAAGCGAGGCTTCTCCAAGGGGGTGAAGATCAAGCATGGCTCCAGCTCCACCCTGCCCAGGATGAAGCAGAAAGGCCTGAAGATCGCCAAAGGCATCTTCTAG
- the RALGDS gene encoding ral guanine nucleotide dissociation stimulator isoform X5, with amino-acid sequence MMMIDTQSSTQEIGEELEDGVIYSISLRKVQLHHTANKGQRWLGFENESALNLYETCKVRTIKAGTLEKLVEYLVSAFKGNDSTYVTIFLCTYRAFATTKQVLDLLLNRYGKLHVQTNGDHSRHTVDERTELKNTISSILGAWLDQYSEDFRKPPDFACLKQLISYVHHNIPGSDLERRARILLAQFQQQEQSESEGEAVDHGACTFQLVEENGVGDGKPDFLSFSPEMVAEQFTLMDAELFKKVVPYHCLGCIWSQRDKKGKEHLAPTIRATVSQFNSVANCVIVTCLGDRSLKPQQRAKVVERWIEVARECRILKNFSSLRAILSALQCNAVHRLKKTWDEVLRESIRTFHELSEIFSDENNHSLSRELLIKEGTSKFATLEINPKRAQKRQQQQREMGVMQGTIPYLGTFLTDLVMLDTAMKDYLDGGLINFEKRRKEFEVIAQIKLLQSACNNYSFTREDQFVDWFHGLERLSEAESYGLSCEIEPLSESASNTLKAKKNTGIIKRWSDRQPPSSEPCASGSSHSKSFDQLKCGQYLCSGDTTDSVSVTSAGSSSSDVEEINISFIPESPDCQEKKVSEIPLASLPQRWYAPSVADGEAKTTVSSASPLLPALQFWESTSLSSLDTSGIGSGSSSASSSSVSSTPVTASRTHKRSVSGISSYSSLSLPLYNQQVDDCCIIRVSLAVDNGNMYKSILVTSQDKTPVVIRKAMAKHNLDGDRPEDYELVQIISEERELKIPDNANVFYAMNSAANYDFVLKKRGFSKGVKIKHGSSSTLPRMKQKGLKIAKGIF; translated from the exons AGCTCCACACAGGAGATCGGAGAAGAGCTGGAGGATGGTGTGATCTACAGCATATCGCTCCGGAAAGTGCAGCTCCATCACACGGCCAACAAAGGGCAGCGATGGCTGGGG TTTGAGAACGAGTCGGCCTTAAACCTCTACGAGACGTGTAAGGTGCGGACGATAAAAGCTGGGACCTTGGAGAAGCTGGTGGAGTACCTGGTCTCAGCCTTCAAGGGCAATGACTCCACCTATGTCACCATCTTCCTGTGCACTTACCGGGCCTTCGCCACCACCAAGCAAGTGCTGGACCTTCTGCTGAACAG GTACGGCAAACTCCACGTGCAGACGAATGGGGACCACTCCAGGCACACCGTGGACGAGAGGACGGAGCTGAAGAA CACCATCTCCTCCATCCTGGGTGCCTGGCTGGACCAGTACTCAGAGGACTTCCGCAAGCCCCCGGACTTCGCCTGCCTCAAGCAGCTCATCTCCTACGTGCACCACAACATCCCCGGATCGGACCTGGAGCGCAGAGCCCGCATCCTGCTGGCCCAGTtccagcagcaagagcagagcgaGTCCGAGGGGGAAG CTGTGGACCATGGCGCCTGCACCTTCCAGCTGGTGGAGGAGAACGGGGTTGGGGACGGAAAGCCagatttcctctccttctccccagagATGGTGGCAGAACAGTTCACGTTGATGGATGCC GAGCTGTTTAAGAAAGTGGTGCCttaccactgcctgggctgcatctggtcccagCGAGACAAGAAGGGCAAAGAGCACCTGGCACCCACCATCCGTGCCACGGTCTCGCAGTTCAATAGCGTGGCCAACTGTGTCATTGTCACGTGTCTCGGAGACCGGTCCCTGAAGCCACAGCAGCGGGCCAAGGTGGTGGAGCGGTGGATCGAAGTGGCTCGG GAGTGCCGCATCCTGAAGAACTTCTCCTCCCTCCGAGCCATCCTCTCGGCCCTGCAGTGCAACGCCGTTCACCGGCTGAAGAAGACCTGGGATGAGGTCCTGCG GGAGAGCATCCGCACTTTCCATGAGCTCTCTGAGATCTTCTCTGATGAGAACAACCACTCGCTGAGCCGGGAGCTTCTCATTAAG GAGGGCACATCCAAATTTGCCACCTTGGAGATCAACCCGAAGAGGGCTcagaagcggcagcagcagcagcgagagATG GGTGTGATGCAGGGCACCATTCCCTACCTTGGCACCTtcctcacagacctggtgatgcTCGACACTGCCATGAAGGATTACCTGGAT GGTGGGCTGATCAActttgagaagagaaggaag GAGTTTGAAGTCATTGCCCAGATCAAGCTGCTTCAGTCAGCCTGTAACAACTACAGTTTCACGCGGGAGGACCAGTTTGTGGACTGGTTCCACGGCCTGGAGCGGCTCAGCGAGGCTGAGAG cTATGGGCTGTCGTGTGAGATCGAGCCGCTCTCAGAGTCAGCCAGCAACACGTTGAAAGCAAAGAAGAACACGGGCATCATCAAGCGATGGAGCGA CCGGCAGCCGCCCAGCTCCGAGCCCTGCGCCAGTGGCAGCTCCCACTCAAAATCCTTCGACCAGCTCAAGTGCGGGCAGTACCTGTGCAGCGGGGACACCACCGACTCGGTGAGCGTCACCTCCGCCGGCTCCAGCAGCTCCGATGTGGAGGAGATCAACATCAGCTTCATCCCCGAGTCTCCCGACTGCCAGGAGAAGAAG GTCAGTGAGATCCCTctggcctccctcccccagcGCTGGTACGCCCCGTCTGTGGCCGACGGAGAAGCTAAAACCACTGTGTCCTCCGCATCccctctcctccctgccctccagtTCTGGGAATCCacctctctctcctccctggaCACGTCGGGTATTGGCTCAGGCTCCAGCAGTGCCTCATCCTCTTCCGTCTCCTCCACGCCGGTGACGGCCTCCCGCACCCACAAGCGCTCGGTCTCCGGCATCTCCAGCTACTCCTCCCTCTCGCTGCCCCTCTACAACCAGCAAGTCGACGACTGCTGCATCATCCGCGTCAGCCTGGCCGTGGACAACGGCAACATGTACAAGAGCATCCTG GTGACAAGCCAGGATAAGACCCCGGTCGTTATTCGCAAAGCCATGGCCAAACACAACTTGGATGGAGACCGGCCTGAAGACTATGAGCTTGTTCAGATCATCTCAGAGGAGAGAG AGCTGAAGATCCCTGACAACGCCAATGTCTTCTATGCCATGAACTCTGCTGCCAACTACGACTTTGTGCTGAAGAAGCGAGGCTTCTCCAAGGGGGTGAAGATCAAGCATGGCTCCAGCTCCACCCTGCCCAGGATGAAGCAGAAAGGCCTGAAGATCGCCAAAGGCATCTTCTAG
- the RALGDS gene encoding ral guanine nucleotide dissociation stimulator isoform X3, whose product MSSPSIPGKMEAKPLFNVQKALVQPVQMCMLDIPLSVQDDDSSTQEIGEELEDGVIYSISLRKVQLHHTANKGQRWLGFENESALNLYETCKVRTIKAGTLEKLVEYLVSAFKGNDSTYVTIFLCTYRAFATTKQVLDLLLNRYGKLHVQTNGDHSRHTVDERTELKNTISSILGAWLDQYSEDFRKPPDFACLKQLISYVHHNIPGSDLERRARILLAQFQQQEQSESEGEAVDHGACTFQLVEENGVGDGKPDFLSFSPEMVAEQFTLMDAELFKKVVPYHCLGCIWSQRDKKGKEHLAPTIRATVSQFNSVANCVIVTCLGDRSLKPQQRAKVVERWIEVARECRILKNFSSLRAILSALQCNAVHRLKKTWDEVLRESIRTFHELSEIFSDENNHSLSRELLIKEGTSKFATLEINPKRAQKRQQQQREMGVMQGTIPYLGTFLTDLVMLDTAMKDYLDGGLINFEKRRKEFEVIAQIKLLQSACNNYSFTREDQFVDWFHGLERLSEAESYGLSCEIEPLSESASNTLKAKKNTGIIKRWSDRQPPSSEPCASGSSHSKSFDQLKCGQYLCSGDTTDSVSVTSAGSSSSDVEEINISFIPESPDCQEKKVSEIPLASLPQRWYAPSVADGEAKTTVSSASPLLPALQFWESTSLSSLDTSGIGSGSSSASSSSVSSTPVTASRTHKRSVSGISSYSSLSLPLYNQQVDDCCIIRVSLAVDNGNMYKSILVTSQDKTPVVIRKAMAKHNLDGDRPEDYELVQIISEERELKIPDNANVFYAMNSAANYDFVLKKRGFSKGVKIKHGSSSTLPRMKQKGLKIAKGIF is encoded by the exons AGCTCCACACAGGAGATCGGAGAAGAGCTGGAGGATGGTGTGATCTACAGCATATCGCTCCGGAAAGTGCAGCTCCATCACACGGCCAACAAAGGGCAGCGATGGCTGGGG TTTGAGAACGAGTCGGCCTTAAACCTCTACGAGACGTGTAAGGTGCGGACGATAAAAGCTGGGACCTTGGAGAAGCTGGTGGAGTACCTGGTCTCAGCCTTCAAGGGCAATGACTCCACCTATGTCACCATCTTCCTGTGCACTTACCGGGCCTTCGCCACCACCAAGCAAGTGCTGGACCTTCTGCTGAACAG GTACGGCAAACTCCACGTGCAGACGAATGGGGACCACTCCAGGCACACCGTGGACGAGAGGACGGAGCTGAAGAA CACCATCTCCTCCATCCTGGGTGCCTGGCTGGACCAGTACTCAGAGGACTTCCGCAAGCCCCCGGACTTCGCCTGCCTCAAGCAGCTCATCTCCTACGTGCACCACAACATCCCCGGATCGGACCTGGAGCGCAGAGCCCGCATCCTGCTGGCCCAGTtccagcagcaagagcagagcgaGTCCGAGGGGGAAG CTGTGGACCATGGCGCCTGCACCTTCCAGCTGGTGGAGGAGAACGGGGTTGGGGACGGAAAGCCagatttcctctccttctccccagagATGGTGGCAGAACAGTTCACGTTGATGGATGCC GAGCTGTTTAAGAAAGTGGTGCCttaccactgcctgggctgcatctggtcccagCGAGACAAGAAGGGCAAAGAGCACCTGGCACCCACCATCCGTGCCACGGTCTCGCAGTTCAATAGCGTGGCCAACTGTGTCATTGTCACGTGTCTCGGAGACCGGTCCCTGAAGCCACAGCAGCGGGCCAAGGTGGTGGAGCGGTGGATCGAAGTGGCTCGG GAGTGCCGCATCCTGAAGAACTTCTCCTCCCTCCGAGCCATCCTCTCGGCCCTGCAGTGCAACGCCGTTCACCGGCTGAAGAAGACCTGGGATGAGGTCCTGCG GGAGAGCATCCGCACTTTCCATGAGCTCTCTGAGATCTTCTCTGATGAGAACAACCACTCGCTGAGCCGGGAGCTTCTCATTAAG GAGGGCACATCCAAATTTGCCACCTTGGAGATCAACCCGAAGAGGGCTcagaagcggcagcagcagcagcgagagATG GGTGTGATGCAGGGCACCATTCCCTACCTTGGCACCTtcctcacagacctggtgatgcTCGACACTGCCATGAAGGATTACCTGGAT GGTGGGCTGATCAActttgagaagagaaggaag GAGTTTGAAGTCATTGCCCAGATCAAGCTGCTTCAGTCAGCCTGTAACAACTACAGTTTCACGCGGGAGGACCAGTTTGTGGACTGGTTCCACGGCCTGGAGCGGCTCAGCGAGGCTGAGAG cTATGGGCTGTCGTGTGAGATCGAGCCGCTCTCAGAGTCAGCCAGCAACACGTTGAAAGCAAAGAAGAACACGGGCATCATCAAGCGATGGAGCGA CCGGCAGCCGCCCAGCTCCGAGCCCTGCGCCAGTGGCAGCTCCCACTCAAAATCCTTCGACCAGCTCAAGTGCGGGCAGTACCTGTGCAGCGGGGACACCACCGACTCGGTGAGCGTCACCTCCGCCGGCTCCAGCAGCTCCGATGTGGAGGAGATCAACATCAGCTTCATCCCCGAGTCTCCCGACTGCCAGGAGAAGAAG GTCAGTGAGATCCCTctggcctccctcccccagcGCTGGTACGCCCCGTCTGTGGCCGACGGAGAAGCTAAAACCACTGTGTCCTCCGCATCccctctcctccctgccctccagtTCTGGGAATCCacctctctctcctccctggaCACGTCGGGTATTGGCTCAGGCTCCAGCAGTGCCTCATCCTCTTCCGTCTCCTCCACGCCGGTGACGGCCTCCCGCACCCACAAGCGCTCGGTCTCCGGCATCTCCAGCTACTCCTCCCTCTCGCTGCCCCTCTACAACCAGCAAGTCGACGACTGCTGCATCATCCGCGTCAGCCTGGCCGTGGACAACGGCAACATGTACAAGAGCATCCTG GTGACAAGCCAGGATAAGACCCCGGTCGTTATTCGCAAAGCCATGGCCAAACACAACTTGGATGGAGACCGGCCTGAAGACTATGAGCTTGTTCAGATCATCTCAGAGGAGAGAG AGCTGAAGATCCCTGACAACGCCAATGTCTTCTATGCCATGAACTCTGCTGCCAACTACGACTTTGTGCTGAAGAAGCGAGGCTTCTCCAAGGGGGTGAAGATCAAGCATGGCTCCAGCTCCACCCTGCCCAGGATGAAGCAGAAAGGCCTGAAGATCGCCAAAGGCATCTTCTAG
- the RALGDS gene encoding ral guanine nucleotide dissociation stimulator isoform X4, which yields MGGRRRAPPSRHNGSPGPERMFEGSRRARSLWGGVRLEVAGESSPVVLHSFTQLDPDLPPLESSTQEIGEELEDGVIYSISLRKVQLHHTANKGQRWLGFENESALNLYETCKVRTIKAGTLEKLVEYLVSAFKGNDSTYVTIFLCTYRAFATTKQVLDLLLNRYGKLHVQTNGDHSRHTVDERTELKNTISSILGAWLDQYSEDFRKPPDFACLKQLISYVHHNIPGSDLERRARILLAQFQQQEQSESEGEAVDHGACTFQLVEENGVGDGKPDFLSFSPEMVAEQFTLMDAELFKKVVPYHCLGCIWSQRDKKGKEHLAPTIRATVSQFNSVANCVIVTCLGDRSLKPQQRAKVVERWIEVARECRILKNFSSLRAILSALQCNAVHRLKKTWDEVLRESIRTFHELSEIFSDENNHSLSRELLIKEGTSKFATLEINPKRAQKRQQQQREMGVMQGTIPYLGTFLTDLVMLDTAMKDYLDGGLINFEKRRKEFEVIAQIKLLQSACNNYSFTREDQFVDWFHGLERLSEAESYGLSCEIEPLSESASNTLKAKKNTGIIKRWSDRQPPSSEPCASGSSHSKSFDQLKCGQYLCSGDTTDSVSVTSAGSSSSDVEEINISFIPESPDCQEKKFWESTSLSSLDTSGIGSGSSSASSSSVSSTPVTASRTHKRSVSGISSYSSLSLPLYNQQVDDCCIIRVSLAVDNGNMYKSILVTSQDKTPVVIRKAMAKHNLDGDRPEDYELVQIISEERELKIPDNANVFYAMNSAANYDFVLKKRGFSKGVKIKHGSSSTLPRMKQKGLKIAKGIF from the exons AGCTCCACACAGGAGATCGGAGAAGAGCTGGAGGATGGTGTGATCTACAGCATATCGCTCCGGAAAGTGCAGCTCCATCACACGGCCAACAAAGGGCAGCGATGGCTGGGG TTTGAGAACGAGTCGGCCTTAAACCTCTACGAGACGTGTAAGGTGCGGACGATAAAAGCTGGGACCTTGGAGAAGCTGGTGGAGTACCTGGTCTCAGCCTTCAAGGGCAATGACTCCACCTATGTCACCATCTTCCTGTGCACTTACCGGGCCTTCGCCACCACCAAGCAAGTGCTGGACCTTCTGCTGAACAG GTACGGCAAACTCCACGTGCAGACGAATGGGGACCACTCCAGGCACACCGTGGACGAGAGGACGGAGCTGAAGAA CACCATCTCCTCCATCCTGGGTGCCTGGCTGGACCAGTACTCAGAGGACTTCCGCAAGCCCCCGGACTTCGCCTGCCTCAAGCAGCTCATCTCCTACGTGCACCACAACATCCCCGGATCGGACCTGGAGCGCAGAGCCCGCATCCTGCTGGCCCAGTtccagcagcaagagcagagcgaGTCCGAGGGGGAAG CTGTGGACCATGGCGCCTGCACCTTCCAGCTGGTGGAGGAGAACGGGGTTGGGGACGGAAAGCCagatttcctctccttctccccagagATGGTGGCAGAACAGTTCACGTTGATGGATGCC GAGCTGTTTAAGAAAGTGGTGCCttaccactgcctgggctgcatctggtcccagCGAGACAAGAAGGGCAAAGAGCACCTGGCACCCACCATCCGTGCCACGGTCTCGCAGTTCAATAGCGTGGCCAACTGTGTCATTGTCACGTGTCTCGGAGACCGGTCCCTGAAGCCACAGCAGCGGGCCAAGGTGGTGGAGCGGTGGATCGAAGTGGCTCGG GAGTGCCGCATCCTGAAGAACTTCTCCTCCCTCCGAGCCATCCTCTCGGCCCTGCAGTGCAACGCCGTTCACCGGCTGAAGAAGACCTGGGATGAGGTCCTGCG GGAGAGCATCCGCACTTTCCATGAGCTCTCTGAGATCTTCTCTGATGAGAACAACCACTCGCTGAGCCGGGAGCTTCTCATTAAG GAGGGCACATCCAAATTTGCCACCTTGGAGATCAACCCGAAGAGGGCTcagaagcggcagcagcagcagcgagagATG GGTGTGATGCAGGGCACCATTCCCTACCTTGGCACCTtcctcacagacctggtgatgcTCGACACTGCCATGAAGGATTACCTGGAT GGTGGGCTGATCAActttgagaagagaaggaag GAGTTTGAAGTCATTGCCCAGATCAAGCTGCTTCAGTCAGCCTGTAACAACTACAGTTTCACGCGGGAGGACCAGTTTGTGGACTGGTTCCACGGCCTGGAGCGGCTCAGCGAGGCTGAGAG cTATGGGCTGTCGTGTGAGATCGAGCCGCTCTCAGAGTCAGCCAGCAACACGTTGAAAGCAAAGAAGAACACGGGCATCATCAAGCGATGGAGCGA CCGGCAGCCGCCCAGCTCCGAGCCCTGCGCCAGTGGCAGCTCCCACTCAAAATCCTTCGACCAGCTCAAGTGCGGGCAGTACCTGTGCAGCGGGGACACCACCGACTCGGTGAGCGTCACCTCCGCCGGCTCCAGCAGCTCCGATGTGGAGGAGATCAACATCAGCTTCATCCCCGAGTCTCCCGACTGCCAGGAGAAGAAG tTCTGGGAATCCacctctctctcctccctggaCACGTCGGGTATTGGCTCAGGCTCCAGCAGTGCCTCATCCTCTTCCGTCTCCTCCACGCCGGTGACGGCCTCCCGCACCCACAAGCGCTCGGTCTCCGGCATCTCCAGCTACTCCTCCCTCTCGCTGCCCCTCTACAACCAGCAAGTCGACGACTGCTGCATCATCCGCGTCAGCCTGGCCGTGGACAACGGCAACATGTACAAGAGCATCCTG GTGACAAGCCAGGATAAGACCCCGGTCGTTATTCGCAAAGCCATGGCCAAACACAACTTGGATGGAGACCGGCCTGAAGACTATGAGCTTGTTCAGATCATCTCAGAGGAGAGAG AGCTGAAGATCCCTGACAACGCCAATGTCTTCTATGCCATGAACTCTGCTGCCAACTACGACTTTGTGCTGAAGAAGCGAGGCTTCTCCAAGGGGGTGAAGATCAAGCATGGCTCCAGCTCCACCCTGCCCAGGATGAAGCAGAAAGGCCTGAAGATCGCCAAAGGCATCTTCTAG